Within the Drosophila kikkawai strain 14028-0561.14 chromosome 4, DkikHiC1v2, whole genome shotgun sequence genome, the region tctacatctaccgatcgcttctatggcagctatatgatatagttatctgattttcataaaatgaaTACCAAAActctgaaataataacaaaatatcaTATCTCATAGTAGAttgaaaacaacgaagttataattttttcctattaatttcccgaccGTTCCTATatcagctataagatataggcgtccgatttacataaaataaaaacagccaagttataattttttttataaaaatttttcgatcatttgtatggcaacTATATGATATCGTCGTCCGATCTGACTTGTTCCAACATATTTAGCCGCGAGAGTacatagaagactatatgcaaagtttcattcagatagctttaaaactgagggagtagtttgcgtagaaacggacagacggacatggctagatcgactcggctgttgatgctgatcaaaatatatatgcattatagggtcggaaaggtctccttcattGCGTTGCAAgtttctgactgaaattataataccctgcaagggtataataaaaacCAAGGGTAAATAAAAACCACTTTGAGTTTTGTGCTCTAATGAACTGgctaatagggtcttcccacacaacgttaaagcacattcaacatccgttgaacaaacggtccataaggttttgctgTTCCGAATTTTCCAAAATGGACCGCCGTAAGAtcaacattaaaatctaaacacggtttgtttggcgatagttaggcgatagtttttcggtgcaactctgattcttctttttaatttgaccattcaccacgaaaatgtaaacaaacttggcgaggaacaaatgagaaatggaatttaaaacgtggcgccaaagctacaagcatgcccaaaattgatgttggcgttttttctgtatattcttgccccactatgtccccaattgttactatttaatataaaccgcctacctctactttatttttaaagattttggatgcctatagaCACttttcggggaatttgctatttgttagagaaaaatcattagaaaaactaaaattccttgtcatttaattcatttaaatttattgcggataaattctgacgcaatctgtggttttgctgttgtacaacagccaaaatagttggtaaatgctccatttcaaatttgcaactgccaattcgtcagcctttgtttacgttttcataagccacagctgatcgatcagctgttcggatgttAAATGTGCTTTGACGTTGTGTgagaacacgagtttcacatttgttaaaaatcccaaacgttcctcacaaatgtgctgtgtggAAAGACAGTATAATacactttttaattaaaattttcttcattaaacccgaaTTTTTTTATCGGTCCAAATCTAGTATCTAattttttatgtagatctatcgattttAGTGGccatgaagtagctaatgcattaaaGTGACATACAGTCATCTTGCTgtcacttgtgtaaaacgctttTTCGGAACGGCCACAGACGCTGGATGCAGATGCAAGCTCTGAGGAAAAAACCTATAAAGTAATTAAgtttatactgtcttcccacacagcgcatctgtgaggaacgtttgggatttttcgcagatgcgaaactcgtgttcccacagagctgcatcaaagtgcatctgcatccgaacagctgatcgatcagctgtggctcatgaaaacgtaaacaaaggcggtcgaattggcagttgcaaatttgaaatggagcatttaccaactatttgttgcattttcaatCGGAATGGGCTGGAGGACTATCGATAGATCGATAGAGGTAGGATCTTTAGGACCAGGGGGGGCAGGGATTCAAAAGAGCGAACCGGGAATAGGAAACGGGATTAGGTTAAGGGAAttaagagaaagggtttttaccctTGGCCTCGGCCGTTGCACCGAAAAAAGAACGGTTCCTGGGTGCGAACTCGGGTGACAGGCGAAGCCTATATAGGGAGGGATAGGCAACATGGAAGCCGGCAGTAGCAACGGAAAGTCGAAGTTAAAGCAGCTAATCTCCTGGGCGGCTAGGAATTACCTGAAGAACGTGGGTGAAAGTgcaaagatttaaaaaaacgttttatttaataaacgtGTATTTTCAGCGTGGCAGTGAACCAATCGCTGGCCACGGcgattttttattcaaaatttgtGAAATTATACGGAGAATCTTACCCGCCGCCGACGTTCTGGGGAGGATATATTCTGGAGAGGAGTGAGGGAGATTTTCAAACGAGCCTCTAAGCAGCCGTTGACGGAGCCATCTCGCTAGCCAAACGGGAGTCCGGTGAGTCCGTTCCGTGAAGCGCCGTCTGGAACCGGCAGGTTTTTGTACCCATATTTAGGACAGTTGTTTGGCTCTGCCCCTTCTcaaaaaaacgacgtggccGTGGCTCCGAAGGGCCTTCTTTCCTCGGGCTTGCGTCGCCATCAGTCGTCACGATTTCTGGCCACTCACGCCACTGAAGCCATTTGCGGGTCGCCGAGTGACTTCTCGTTGCTgcaatagaataaaataattagtgtgctgttgtttttgttaggTTAATTTATTTGTCTTACTATAATTGGTTCCGTGTGCTTGTTTCTCCGCGTCTCTTAACTTGGGTCAGGGATTTGTGCAACACGAGTTCTGCAGAATTGAGGAACGGCTTTGAAGAAGTGGATATTCACTGAAGATATACTTACCCATCCCCTTTATTTCTCTTGGAGCTCCAGCAGGGATAATAGGTAGAAAGGAAAAGGGAATCTAGCGTACTTCTCCAGCCAGTTTGTGGCTTTTTCCTTAAGCGGACCGCCGCTTCTTCTCCGCTGCCGCAGTCTTGGCGCGAGCGCATCCCGGGCTAGGGTGACGTTTCGCCGGGAATGAGTCCATTAGGAATTCTATATTACTCTGCCAATGTTAGCCTTAAGTATCtgaaatttataaagtatTAAACGCCATGAACTTTGAGTAAAAAGTATTTACCTGGGGAGATGGGCCGGCCGTCAAGCCGCCTGGATTAGACTCCGGTCCGCCGGAGATGGGTGGTGCCCCTAGACACACCGGAGGCACCACAGGTTGGGCGGGAGCGTCGTGGCGACACCATCTATGCCACCATTCCGCAAAAGTCGTCtattttggtttgtttacttttgtttgttAGAGATGTATTATCTGTTAGTGAGGAGTTTGTGTGAGACGTCCGATTAATCGGTGTTTCGttgtgcggactgcgggcaTAGGTTCCTACCCCCCCTGGGCATCCACTGAGCTAGTCCGGCATTGCCCAGGGAATATGCAGTTCCGTAAcatattttggctgttgtacaacagcaaaaggcacagattgcgtcagaatttatccgcaataaatttaaatgaattaaatgacaaggaattttagtttttctaatgatttttctctaacaaagagcaaattcagCGAaaagtgtctataggtggtataggcatccaaaatctttaaaataaggtagaggtaggcggtttatattaaatagtaacaattggggacatattggggcaagaatataccgaaaaaacgccaacatctattttgggcatgcttgtagctttggcgccacgttttaaattccatatctcatttgtttctcgccacGTGTGgatacactttcgtagtgatggtcaaattttcagagttgcacagaagaactatcgccaaacaaacggtcgttacatttagatgcgctttgatgcagggccaattgagaaaattcggaatggcaaaaccttatggaccgtttgttcaacggatgccagatgcgctttgacggtgtgtgggaagaccctattaatagcattatttataaaaacatttttggccttcatttaaagttattactgaattcttttatattttttttataagtatttttaccTGGATGTATTGTTTCACCAACAGTTTTGGTGACAATTTTTACTAAATCGAATATATCTTGTTGACCACggcaatttttttgtttaatctGAGGTGTGgtcagaaataattttttttcataaaataactACGTGCCGGAATTAtctcaatagaccactgagtaaactatacttttttaaaatctGATATAATGTAAGAAAGGCATTCATTTCGGTCGGACAAAGGTGTTCATTTTACAAATCGCAAAAATCATTTGAAATGGAGAACAGAAGCACCGGATTTGCgatttaaaaatcgaaatctGTAAATTCTTACGAAAGCAATAGCCGGAGCAGACCTGATAGTAGTAAAAATTCTCAAAAGACTATCTGCAAGGTTTCCTTCTGATAGTTATTcgatatttgatatttttacatattctAAGAACCCTAACATCTGTTAAAAATTCAAACTGTGTGGTAAGACATCAACTTTTGTCTTCACATGAAAAATTTTGCATTTGTGGCTGCCTTTGCATTAAGGGTTGTAGTTTGATGTTTCACAATGCTAAAAAGTCCCAAGTGTTCCACCGTCATGGTGGTGCGCTGGACGGTGAATTGTGCGAAGTGGAGTTCCAGCATCTTTCCTAATCATTCGTTAGTGTAATCGGTTAATTTCATAATCCTTAATAAAAAGTGTTTTGGTCATACTTAAAGCTGGGTcagagaaaaaatatgtatacaatccaaaggaaatatatacaatatgaGTTTTGCTAAGAAATAAAgcaataaatatgaataattgCGTTGTCGACGCGGAGTACGAATATGTTGTGTTAAAAGTGAGTCTTGTTGAAAGATGCGTATTCTTTGATGTATCTTTGATGTATCTTTCAGATAAATAACGTAGATATTAGTCACTTGCCAAGGTATGAAGCGGTTCAAAAGTTCCTCCAGGCTAAAGAAACTTTAGTTGTTGAATTGAGCAGGCAAAAACAGAATCACAATGCCATAGGTTTAGATATTAAACAAGAATTTTGCTACAAATCTTCAAATGCGTATACGGATaacattgcaaaaaaaaaaaacgaagctGATTCTAAAATAATTGGAATTAAACCCGAAGCTTTAGTCTCGGCAAAAACAGCAAATTCATGTGTCTCTCAGCAAGGCAATTCCCTTACACCATTAATAATTCCTGCTGAAACTGAAAATCATCCCCTCAGTTTAACACTAAGGACTTTTAATAGCGAAAAAATAACATCGAAGGAAGTTCAAACACAAACCGTTTTAAACACAGATATTCTAAAAGATCACGATCTGGTTCAAACAATAACTGATCGTTTTATTGAGCAGGAACATCACATATTTGAACAATGTCTGGAGCCGGAAATTGATATTGAGGTGAGATGCTAAAactgtatattttaaaattttcatgaaaatctgttattaattaaattataatcttTTCTTGTATACCAACTATTGTCTTTTAATCCGACAGGAAATAACACTCACTAAAGCTGTTATTAATGATACTAGCGATAATATCGGCATATATATTTGCTCTTCCGGCTATCAACCTTCAAACATCGATACAACAAACAAGGAGAGTCAGATAATATGTAAAGATACCGGAGAAATCTGCGAAGATGTATTCATCAGTGGCATTAAACCGAAGAGTATAGCCCAGAACGATGGACGCCTACGGGAGGGTGATCAGATACTACGCATTAATGGCATTGATGTAAAGAATAAGGAAGAGGCAGAGCTCAAGATATCAGAGAGTAGCACAGCTGTGACGCTTCTCGTTAGTCGAATTCTATACCCAGTAAGCATAAAAAGTATTCATTTTTTTGGCTAGTGTTCTAAAACTTTAATGTACCGAGGTAGTCAGTTATTTCCACCTAACAACTTCTTTTAGTTGTTATTCTTGTTGGCacattttccaaaatttttgtttatcgAGTAGCTTGATCTATGCAGAAGctccccgaaaaaaaaatgcaaaaattaacGGTTCACAGGAAAATGCTAGATGCTAGCACAAAAAGAATATCAACTAAAAGGAGTTTCCGATGAACTACAATATTATAAAGGTGTTGTCTTTTATAGGAAGACGAGGGCGATGATGAAGACGACATTGAGAGTAATTTTGAATATGCCAATACTACTTTTCTGCCCGATGATTACACCAATGTTGTGGATAAGTTGGATAAAGTCCTTTTGAGTCACGTTCATCAATTTAATGAATTATCTAGTGAAGAAGGTGTTTTAATAACACAACAAAAGCAGAATTCAACAACTCAGCAACagaatacaacaacaaaatccaATTCTTCCCTGGAAAAAAAGATAGTCGAACATCATAGCAAAAACCATTTtcttgataaaaaaaatatagatcaAGCAAACAATATTAGAGTTTCGAAAAATGATTACGACGATAGCGAGCACATTTATGAGACAATTCCAGAAGACTCGGAATCGGAACCCTTATACTGTTCACCCTATCAAAGTTCAAACTATATAACTAAAATAGGATCGGCATCACCGGAAGCATTCGAAACTTCagcaaagcaacaacaaactgAACGTGTTGCCCAATGGCTGGGCCTAAAATCACCAAAAACAATTGATCCCTCCCTAGTTGGTAATCGCCCGACACCGCCATCGAAGCCTACTGCCACTTGCAGCCGGGTGTTTACCTTACGAAGCACAACAAGTCGATCCAGCAGCAGTGGCTATGttcgaaataataatattaatggAGCAAACAAGTTGATTATTACAAAACAAGATGAAGTCGACAACTCATCAAGTGCCTACAATACAGGAGGTTCGAATAACAGCGCCTCGCCAAAAATCGTTGAAGAGAGCACAACAGTGTCTATAGATAATTCTGGAGTGAATCACCTGGTTGCCACTAGCCCTGTAAGCAGTATGTTACTTTTGCCATTTGGCAAATCTGGACGGATTGGCCTCTGTTCAACCAACTTGCGAACAGCATATGTTAGTGGTGAGtcaaaagtaaattttatttttatacccttgcagggtattataatttcagtcagaagtttgcaacgcagtgaaggagacgtttccgaccctataaagtatatatattcttgatcagcatcaacagccgagtcgatctagccatgtccgtctgtccgtccgtctgtccgtttctacgcaaactagtccctcagttttaaaggtatctgaatgaaactttgcatatactcttctatatactctcactgctatatatgtcgaaacgggccggatcggacgactatatcatatagctgccatacaaatgttcgatacatttttagaaaaaaaattataccttagctgtttttcaatattattccatcatttttgagatatagccattttatattattccagaatttttttaggaacgatcgggaaattaatcgaaaaaaattataacttcgttgtttttcatcgtattttaatctaatttGAGACatgaagcgatccgtagatgtagagaaaatgtaaagctgggaatgtataactgtaactgtcaaactgtaaacataataagtatagataaaatgttatgaaactctgtttagtgtctgttttcggcattataatttgtaatataaatatgaaaaccatgtttagtgtctgtttttggcattataatttataatataaatatgaaaaccaatctgcaagggtatacaaacttcggcgtgccgaagttagcttcctttcttgtttcttttagttttttcacaatttcacaCAATTGAACGTAATTTCGGTTTGTCACATGAAATAAACCGAGCAGAGAATAATGGCATGCTATGTATCAGAGATGGCGCTGTAGACGAAAAATTATTGTCCCGCTTTTCAGTTGCAacttttcctgaattttctttgctATTTACCTCGCGGAGTCCGAGACCtttgcaaaaccgtggaaatcggctAGTGTGTTCTTAAGTTAGATGATTAAACAGGAAAAcccgacttatttttatataatagatattcgttagatttttataaagttaaaaacaaattgatgaaataaaacaaaatggatATATCTTAAAGTAATTGAAAATATGCCGAAAACAGCGatgttatacatttttatggtattaaaatttcagtcaaaagtttgcaacgcagtgaagtagacctttccgaccctataaagtatatattttttttttaatcagcATCAGTCAAaagtttccgaccctataaagtatatatatttttgatcagcgTCAACAGCCGattcgatctagccatgtccgtctgtctgttcgtttctacgcaaactagtccctcagttttaaagcagtgaaggagaccactgcgttgcaagggtataaaaattataacttctttgtttttcaacgtattttcatctactctgagatataagcttattttattatttcattatatcTGCCGTACAAGCGAttggtaaatgtagagaaaatgtaaagcttagaatgtaaaactgtaactgtcaaactgtaaacataataagtataggtaaaatgttatgaaactctgttttgtgtgtgttttcagcactttatttatgctatgtataaatatagagattttatatattttctttttaattatttagccAATTGCAatatgcaagggtatacaaacttcggcgtgtcgaagtcagcttcctttcttgttatacccttgcagggtattataatttcagtcagaagtttacaacgcagtgaaggagacgtttccgaccctataaagtataaatactcttgatcagcatcaacagccaagtccatctagccatgtccgtctgtccgtccgtcagtccgcccgtctgtccgtccgtctgtccgtttctacgcaaactagtccctcagtttttagctatctgaataaaactttgcatatagtcttctatatactctcactgttatatatgtcggaacgggccgaatcggacgactatatcatatagctgccatacaaatgttcgataaatttgtagaaaaaaaattataactttgctgttttttaaaatttttgcatcattttttagatgtggccattttatattatttctgaattttgttaaaaattttatgaaaatcggacgacttaTGATATAGAAATAGAAACGGTCgggaaataaataggaaacaaaattatagcttcgatgtttttcaacgtatttttatctactctaagatataaactttttttattctagaattttggtataaatttcataaaaatcggacaactatatcatatagctgccatagaagcgatcggtaaatatatagaatatgtAAGCTGGCAATGTAAAACtataactgtcaaactgtaaacataataagtataggtaaaatgaaatgaaactctgttttgtgagtgttttcagcatttaaatctataaaataaacatcaaaaccaatctgcaagggtatacaaacttcggcgtgccgaagttaagttcctttcttgttttctatggcagctatatgatatagtcgagcgatttaaaaaaaaattaaaaccgaaattctgatataataaaagatgaccatatctcaaaaatgatgcaaatatgttaaaaaacagccaagttataatttttttctaaaaatttatcgaacatttgtatggctgacatatatagcagtgagagtatatagaagactatatgcaaagtttcattcagatagctctcaaactgagggactagtttgcgtagaaacggacagacggacatggctagatcgactcggctgttgatgctgatcaggaatatatatactttatagggttggaaaggtctcctgcgttgcaaacttctgattgaaattataataccctgcaagggtataataaggaAATGGAGGTATTTCTTTGGAAACATACTCAATAGAAAATTCATGGAATATTGCGTCCCAAACTACGTTTGCTCCGTTAAGACGCAGCCTGGTGTAAATAgactataaaatatagtttatatattctttttttgaCTTAAGCTTCCTTACATTCTTGATTCCAGAGTGCCAAAGCAAAGTCAGCCAAGAAAATGAGAACATTATTCTTAGAGCAGGAAATGAGGAATCGTCTTATAGCCACTGCCCACAGTTCAACGCCCCAAATTTAAGCCGCTATCACTTCGTAAGTAGTCAACAGGTAAGTGTAtcagttaatttaattatatacatataaataaaaatataatataggTCGCTAGCAAATGCCTTGAGTCAACGAATAGCTCAAAACCTAATGACGTACTCTTCAGCAACGATACAAATAATGCCGATGAAATTCCAATGGTTTGGAAGGTGAAACGTCGCCCCGATGGATCGAGATATATCGTGAAAAGGCCAGTACGCAATCGTGCACCTCAAGTCTCCTCATCGATTCGGAAA harbors:
- the Slip1 gene encoding slo-interacting protein 1 — its product is MNNCVVDAEYEYVVLKINNVDISHLPRYEAVQKFLQAKETLVVELSRQKQNHNAIGLDIKQEFCYKSSNAYTDNIAKKKNEADSKIIGIKPEALVSAKTANSCVSQQGNSLTPLIIPAETENHPLSLTLRTFNSEKITSKEVQTQTVLNTDILKDHDLVQTITDRFIEQEHHIFEQCLEPEIDIEEITLTKAVINDTSDNIGIYICSSGYQPSNIDTTNKESQIICKDTGEICEDVFISGIKPKSIAQNDGRLREGDQILRINGIDVKNKEEAELKISESSTAVTLLVSRILYPEDEGDDEDDIESNFEYANTTFLPDDYTNVVDKLDKVLLSHVHQFNELSSEEGVLITQQKQNSTTQQQNTTTKSNSSLEKKIVEHHSKNHFLDKKNIDQANNIRVSKNDYDDSEHIYETIPEDSESEPLYCSPYQSSNYITKIGSASPEAFETSAKQQQTERVAQWLGLKSPKTIDPSLVGNRPTPPSKPTATCSRVFTLRSTTSRSSSSGYVRNNNINGANKLIITKQDEVDNSSSAYNTGGSNNSASPKIVEESTTVSIDNSGVNHLVATSPVSSMLLLPFGKSGRIGLCSTNLRTAYVSECQSKVSQENENIILRAGNEESSYSHCPQFNAPNLSRYHFVSSQQVASKCLESTNSSKPNDVLFSNDTNNADEIPMVWKVKRRPDGSRYIVKRPVRNRAPQVSSSIRKNIRYNEVTTTEEDTVSEVKIGRYWTKEDRKRHIEKARERRQQQQQQQQIQ